A single region of the Massilia sp. erpn genome encodes:
- a CDS encoding methyl-accepting chemotaxis protein translates to MLANLKIKTLVIGALGILIGMMVLIGALGSYSSSYSVSLIQDITLHDQKNVTERNAIRLDMETSRSQILQALQHNPGLEWHKLHDHPLSVHFGQIDEITARTSSRWEHYLGSIKTDQEKRMAQDWFDKSNGLGVNYVKAAAQAIQENRWDDAEGILIKNINPSYRLGDGALKALAEFNEQSAVANQESVAANLRNTSYTVIGVLLVGVLISSAVGMVLVRAISVPLDEAMTIAVRVAEGDLTGRIESRSRNEIGALLQALGKMKGSLSAIVAEVRQGSDTISSASAQIAAGNMDLSDRSCEQASSLEQTASSMEQLTSTVKQNADNARQANQLAVSASEVAIKGGDVVSQVVETMGSINNSSRKIVDIIGVIDGIAFQTNILALNAAVEAARAGEQGRGFAVVASEVRNLAQRSAAAAKEIKTLIDDSVDKVGSGARLVDQAGETMKEVVASIQRVTDIMGEITQASQEQTQGLEQINKAVGQMDDITQQNVALVEEAAAAAGALQDQAKGLSEIVSVFKLEGEAARSYSTAAVIASQALTSAAAKSRPAKAAALPAPSAAAPIQPQTRKRATAAVKAAEKDWEEF, encoded by the coding sequence ATGTTAGCGAATCTGAAAATCAAAACCCTGGTGATCGGCGCTCTAGGCATCCTGATCGGCATGATGGTGCTGATCGGCGCCCTGGGCAGCTATAGTTCTTCGTACTCGGTATCGCTGATTCAGGACATCACCCTGCACGATCAGAAGAACGTCACCGAGCGGAACGCCATCCGGCTGGATATGGAAACCAGCCGCAGCCAGATCCTGCAAGCCTTGCAGCACAATCCCGGACTGGAATGGCATAAGCTGCATGACCATCCTTTGTCGGTGCACTTCGGCCAGATCGACGAGATCACGGCGCGCACATCGAGCCGCTGGGAGCATTACCTGGGCAGCATCAAGACCGACCAGGAAAAGCGCATGGCCCAGGACTGGTTCGACAAAAGCAATGGCCTTGGCGTGAACTATGTGAAGGCCGCCGCCCAGGCCATCCAGGAGAACCGCTGGGACGACGCCGAGGGCATCCTGATCAAGAATATCAACCCGTCCTACCGCCTCGGCGATGGCGCGCTGAAAGCCCTGGCCGAATTCAACGAGCAGAGCGCCGTCGCCAACCAGGAAAGTGTGGCGGCCAATCTGCGCAATACCAGCTATACCGTGATCGGCGTGCTGCTGGTGGGTGTGTTGATCAGCAGCGCGGTCGGGATGGTGCTGGTGCGGGCCATCTCCGTGCCGCTGGATGAGGCCATGACCATCGCCGTGCGCGTGGCGGAAGGCGACCTGACCGGCCGCATCGAAAGCCGCAGCCGCAACGAGATCGGCGCGCTGCTGCAGGCGCTGGGCAAGATGAAAGGCAGCCTGTCCGCCATCGTGGCCGAAGTGCGCCAGGGCAGCGACACCATTTCCAGCGCCTCGGCCCAGATCGCGGCCGGGAATATGGACCTGTCCGACCGCAGCTGCGAGCAGGCCTCCTCGCTGGAGCAGACCGCATCCTCGATGGAACAGCTGACTTCCACCGTCAAGCAGAACGCTGACAATGCGCGCCAGGCCAACCAGCTGGCCGTATCGGCTTCGGAGGTGGCGATCAAGGGTGGCGACGTGGTGTCCCAGGTGGTGGAGACCATGGGTTCGATCAACAACTCCTCGCGTAAGATCGTGGACATCATCGGCGTCATCGACGGCATCGCCTTCCAGACCAATATTCTGGCCCTGAATGCGGCGGTGGAAGCGGCACGCGCCGGCGAACAGGGACGCGGCTTCGCCGTGGTGGCCTCCGAGGTGCGCAATCTGGCTCAGCGCTCGGCCGCCGCCGCCAAGGAAATCAAGACCCTGATCGACGACTCGGTGGACAAGGTGGGCAGCGGCGCGCGCCTGGTCGACCAGGCCGGCGAGACGATGAAGGAAGTGGTGGCCAGCATCCAGCGCGTGACCGATATCATGGGCGAGATCACGCAGGCCAGCCAGGAGCAGACCCAGGGCCTGGAACAGATCAACAAGGCGGTTGGCCAGATGGACGACATCACCCAGCAGAACGTGGCCCTGGTGGAGGAAGCTGCCGCTGCGGCGGGCGCCCTGCAGGATCAGGCCAAGGGACTGAGCGAAATCGTCAGCGTGTTCAAGCTTGAAGGCGAAGCGGCGCGCAGCTACAGCACGGCCGCCGTCATTGCCTCGCAAGCGCTGACATCGGCCGCAGCCAAGTCGCGGCCCGCCAAGGCGGCGGCGCTGCCCGCGCCGTCGGCTGCCGCGCCCATCCAGCCCCAGACCCGCAAGCGCGCCACCGCTGCCGTGAAGGCCGCGGAAAAGGATTGGGAAGAATTTTAA
- a CDS encoding DEAD/DEAH box helicase yields the protein MSFAALSLIDPLLRTLQELGYDTPTPVQKQAIPAVLAGRDLLAAAQTGTGKTAGFALPLLQRLTMDPAQAGAHAVRCLVLVPTRELAEQVYESFRKYGGKLPLRSYVAYGGVPMEPQIAKLRKGLDVLVATPGRLLDLHRQGALLLDQLQTLVLDEADRMLDLGFSRDLDAVFAAVPKERQTLLFSATFSDAIRGMAAGLLRDPLSIQASPRNTTAKAVRQHVITADKKSKPELFLHLLRKRGWGQVMVFVKTRKGTDQLVATLQAAGVNADAIHGDKPQPARLRALERFKAGQVQILAATDVAARGLDIQALPLVVNFDLPTVAEDYVHRIGRTGRAGAEGEAISLVCADEVELLRAIETLIRQVLPRTEEDGFEADHRVPSTGTPAVQAGGKPRSGAAKQGAAGANGKSARPAQPRPASPTVPPARGKSIPARPARSQPAGAARSPSGTAAGALPQGKVVMAAGRGAKSAAKAAAKSASKTGGRPPKR from the coding sequence ATGAGCTTCGCTGCCCTGTCTCTGATCGATCCCCTGCTGCGCACGCTGCAAGAACTGGGCTACGACACGCCCACGCCGGTGCAGAAACAGGCCATCCCCGCCGTGCTGGCGGGACGCGACCTGCTGGCGGCCGCGCAGACCGGCACCGGCAAGACCGCCGGCTTCGCCCTGCCCCTGCTGCAACGCCTGACCATGGACCCGGCGCAGGCCGGCGCGCACGCCGTGCGCTGCCTGGTGCTGGTGCCGACGCGCGAGCTGGCGGAGCAGGTGTACGAAAGCTTCCGCAAGTACGGCGGCAAGCTGCCGCTGCGCTCTTACGTCGCCTATGGCGGCGTGCCAATGGAGCCGCAGATCGCCAAGCTGCGCAAGGGTCTGGACGTGCTGGTGGCAACACCCGGCCGCCTGCTCGACCTGCACCGCCAGGGCGCCCTGCTGCTCGACCAGCTGCAAACCCTGGTGCTGGACGAAGCCGACCGCATGCTCGACCTGGGCTTCTCGCGCGACCTGGACGCGGTGTTCGCCGCCGTGCCGAAGGAGCGCCAGACCTTGCTGTTCTCGGCCACCTTCTCGGACGCCATCCGCGGCATGGCGGCGGGACTGCTGCGCGATCCGCTGTCGATCCAGGCCAGCCCGCGCAATACCACGGCCAAGGCGGTGCGCCAGCACGTCATCACCGCCGACAAGAAATCCAAGCCCGAGCTGTTCCTGCATCTGCTGCGCAAGCGCGGCTGGGGCCAGGTCATGGTCTTCGTGAAGACCCGCAAAGGCACCGACCAGCTGGTGGCAACGCTGCAGGCGGCCGGCGTCAACGCCGACGCCATCCACGGCGACAAGCCGCAACCGGCCCGCCTGCGCGCGCTGGAACGCTTCAAGGCCGGACAGGTACAGATTCTGGCGGCCACCGACGTGGCGGCGCGCGGCCTGGATATTCAGGCGCTGCCGCTGGTGGTCAATTTCGACCTGCCGACCGTGGCCGAGGATTATGTGCACCGTATTGGCCGCACCGGCCGCGCGGGCGCCGAGGGCGAAGCCATTTCGCTGGTGTGCGCCGACGAAGTGGAGCTGCTGCGCGCCATCGAAACCCTGATCCGCCAGGTGCTGCCGCGCACTGAGGAAGACGGCTTTGAAGCCGACCACCGCGTTCCGTCCACCGGCACGCCGGCCGTCCAGGCGGGCGGCAAGCCGCGCTCCGGCGCGGCCAAGCAAGGCGCAGCCGGGGCAAACGGCAAAAGCGCTCGTCCGGCGCAGCCACGGCCAGCCAGTCCGACTGTCCCGCCGGCACGCGGCAAATCCATCCCGGCGCGGCCGGCCCGCTCTCAGCCAGCCGGCGCAGCGCGAAGCCCGTCCGGCACGGCCGCAGGCGCCCTCCCGCAAGGCAAAGTCGTGATGGCAGCGGGACGCGGCGCCAAATCGGCGGCCAAGGCGGCCGCGAAATCCGCCAGCAAGACCGGCGGACGTCCACCCAAGCGCTAA
- a CDS encoding DJ-1/PfpI family protein has translation MKVYLAVLDTLADWEIAYLTAELHSKRFFRNPETDCQLVKVGLTAAPVQSMGGMEIKPHMVLADLKLEPDDLLVLPGADLWGQPQSDPFLNFAKAALAEGRNVAAICGAADGLARIGVLNTRPHTANNKGHLAASFPAYEGAALYQEAPVWRDANLITASGLAPLEFAREVIGLLGVFKPDTLEAWYQLFKTSEPRYFGDLVASMQS, from the coding sequence ATGAAAGTTTATCTGGCCGTGCTGGACACCCTGGCGGATTGGGAAATCGCTTATCTAACGGCGGAGCTGCACAGCAAACGCTTCTTCCGCAATCCCGAAACCGATTGCCAGCTTGTGAAAGTCGGTTTGACGGCGGCGCCGGTGCAGAGCATGGGCGGCATGGAGATCAAACCGCACATGGTCCTGGCGGATTTGAAACTGGAGCCGGACGATTTGCTGGTGCTGCCAGGCGCGGATCTGTGGGGGCAGCCGCAGAGCGATCCTTTCCTGAATTTTGCCAAGGCGGCGCTGGCCGAAGGCCGGAATGTGGCAGCTATCTGCGGCGCGGCAGATGGCCTGGCGCGCATCGGCGTGCTGAATACGCGGCCGCATACCGCCAACAATAAGGGACACCTCGCGGCATCCTTCCCTGCCTACGAAGGCGCAGCGCTCTACCAGGAGGCGCCGGTCTGGCGCGATGCCAACCTGATTACCGCCTCCGGCCTGGCGCCGCTGGAGTTTGCGCGCGAAGTCATCGGCCTGCTCGGCGTCTTCAAACCGGACACGCTGGAGGCCTGGTATCAGCTTTTCAAAACCAGCGAACCGAGGTACTTCGGAGATCTGGTCGCGTCAATGCAATCCTGA
- a CDS encoding thymidylate synthase translates to MKQYLELIQTVIDQGSWQDNRTGIRTLSMPGAMMRFDLKEGFPAVTTKKLAFKSVVGELCAFMRASRSAADFRALGCKVWDQNANENQQWLNNPYRAGLDDLGPVYGVQWRQWPGYKLLNADQGEQIADALCNGFRQVAPLEEDGVKKVLMYKAIDQLRECLDTIVNNPSSRRILFHGWNPAVLDQVALPACHLLYQFIPNPGTKEISLCLYVRSNDLGLGTPFNLAEGAALLALVGRLTGYTPRWFSYFIGDAHIYENHMEMVQEQLKREPFPAPRLLISDRVPDFAQTGKYEPEWLEKVEPSDFSLEGYQHHAPITAPMAV, encoded by the coding sequence ATGAAGCAGTATCTGGAACTGATCCAAACCGTAATCGATCAAGGCAGCTGGCAGGACAACCGCACCGGCATCCGCACCCTGAGCATGCCGGGCGCAATGATGCGCTTCGACCTGAAGGAAGGTTTCCCTGCCGTCACCACCAAGAAGCTGGCCTTCAAATCCGTGGTCGGCGAGCTGTGCGCCTTCATGCGCGCCTCGCGCAGCGCCGCCGATTTCCGTGCCCTGGGCTGCAAGGTCTGGGACCAGAACGCCAACGAAAACCAGCAGTGGCTGAACAATCCCTATCGCGCCGGCCTGGACGATCTCGGGCCCGTGTACGGCGTGCAGTGGCGCCAATGGCCCGGCTACAAGCTGCTGAACGCGGACCAGGGCGAGCAGATCGCCGATGCGCTGTGCAACGGCTTCCGCCAGGTCGCGCCGCTCGAAGAAGACGGCGTCAAGAAAGTCCTGATGTACAAGGCCATCGACCAGTTGCGCGAATGCCTGGACACCATCGTCAACAACCCGTCCAGCCGCCGCATCCTGTTCCATGGCTGGAATCCGGCCGTGCTGGACCAGGTCGCCCTACCTGCCTGCCACCTGCTGTATCAGTTCATCCCCAATCCGGGCACGAAGGAAATCTCGCTCTGCCTCTACGTGCGCAGCAACGATCTGGGTCTGGGCACGCCATTCAACCTGGCCGAAGGCGCAGCCCTGCTAGCCCTCGTCGGCCGTCTGACCGGCTACACGCCACGCTGGTTCAGCTACTTCATCGGCGACGCCCACATCTACGAAAACCATATGGAGATGGTGCAGGAACAGCTCAAGCGCGAGCCTTTCCCGGCCCCGCGCCTGCTGATCTCCGACCGCGTGCCGGACTTCGCCCAGACCGGCAAGTACGAGCCGGAATGGCTGGAGAAAGTGGAGCCTTCCGACTTCAGCCTGGAAGGCTACCAGCACCACGCGCCGATCACGGCGCCGATGGCGGTTTGA
- a CDS encoding serine hydrolase translates to MSEDHRRSCRLLGKVLAAFAMLWCAQAAAFDDAEVQALLRQRIDVEKRGVGMVVGLIDENGRRLVSHGVTRLKDGHPVDGATMFEIGSITKVFTSITLADMAERGELAVGDPVAKLLPEQVSVPRRGNKQITLLNLSQHTSGLPRLPDNFAPASMENPYADYTEKDLYSFLAEHRLKREIGAQVEYSNLGAGLLGHALAQRAGTDYATLVRQRVMQPLQLQDTVFTLSTAQQARLASGHLESREPAANWDFQVLAGAGGLRSSANDMLRFMAANLNLDETPLKPALQRAQSRQQLLAWQVARLPNAELLWHNGGTGGYASFMGLDGKNGRGVFILSNTASGVDDLAIQILLGAAKAPVKPPSAP, encoded by the coding sequence ATGAGTGAAGATCACAGGCGGTCCTGCCGCCTCTTGGGCAAGGTATTGGCGGCGTTTGCCATGCTCTGGTGCGCGCAGGCGGCGGCCTTTGACGACGCCGAGGTTCAGGCGCTGCTGCGCCAGCGCATCGATGTGGAAAAGCGCGGCGTCGGCATGGTGGTCGGTCTGATCGACGAGAACGGGCGGCGTCTCGTCAGCCATGGTGTGACGCGCCTGAAAGATGGCCATCCGGTGGATGGCGCGACGATGTTTGAAATCGGCTCGATCACCAAGGTCTTTACCTCCATTACGCTGGCCGATATGGCCGAAAGAGGGGAACTGGCGGTGGGCGATCCGGTGGCCAAGCTGCTGCCCGAGCAGGTATCGGTACCGCGCCGGGGCAACAAGCAAATCACTTTGCTGAATCTGTCGCAGCACACCTCGGGTCTGCCGCGCTTGCCGGACAATTTCGCTCCGGCCAGCATGGAAAATCCTTATGCCGACTACACCGAGAAAGATCTGTACAGCTTCCTGGCGGAGCATCGGCTGAAGCGCGAGATCGGCGCCCAGGTGGAATACTCCAACCTGGGCGCGGGATTGCTCGGCCATGCCTTGGCGCAGCGCGCTGGCACAGACTACGCGACCCTGGTGCGGCAACGGGTGATGCAGCCTTTGCAGCTGCAGGATACGGTATTTACCCTGTCAACGGCCCAGCAAGCCAGACTGGCAAGCGGCCATTTGGAGTCGCGCGAACCTGCTGCGAACTGGGACTTCCAGGTTCTGGCCGGGGCTGGCGGCCTGCGTTCGTCGGCCAACGATATGCTGCGTTTCATGGCAGCGAATCTGAACCTGGATGAGACGCCGCTGAAACCGGCCCTGCAGCGCGCCCAGTCGCGGCAGCAGCTTTTGGCCTGGCAAGTGGCCCGCCTGCCGAATGCCGAGCTGTTATGGCATAACGGCGGGACCGGCGGCTATGCCAGCTTCATGGGCTTGGACGGCAAGAATGGCCGCGGCGTGTTCATCCTGTCGAATACGGCCTCGGGGGTGGACGACCTGGCCATCCAGATTCTGCTGGGCGCGGCCAAAGCGCCGGTCAAACCGCCATCGGCGCCGTGA
- the carA gene encoding glutamine-hydrolyzing carbamoyl-phosphate synthase small subunit — protein MKHPLTHRSASADHAYLALADGTVFRGVAIGAAGQTSGEAVFNTAMTGYQEILSDPSYSRQIVTLTYPHIGNTGVNHEDGESARIHAAGLVVKDVPALASNFRSGQSLQDWLCAQNVVAIAGIDTRKLTRILRDGGAQSSAIVAGGSEQEALRLARAFPGLNGMDLACTVSTEQAYEWHETEWRLGAGFGVQRAPRFHVVAFDFGVKQNILRMLAQRGCRVTVLPARAGAEAALALKPDGVFLSNGPGDPQPCTYAIEAARQLIDIGIPTFGICLGHQIMALASGARTLKMKFGHHGANHPVQDITNGRVMITSQNHGFAVDPESLPRNCRATHISLFDGSLQGFMRIDRPAFCFQGHPEASPGPHDLAPLFDRFIHLMEEQRNA, from the coding sequence ATGAAGCATCCTCTCACGCATCGATCCGCGAGCGCGGATCATGCCTATCTGGCACTGGCGGATGGCACGGTTTTCCGTGGCGTGGCAATCGGCGCGGCCGGCCAGACCAGCGGCGAGGCCGTGTTCAATACCGCCATGACGGGTTATCAGGAAATCCTGAGCGACCCCAGTTACAGCAGGCAGATCGTGACCCTGACTTACCCGCATATCGGCAATACTGGCGTCAACCATGAGGACGGCGAATCGGCGCGCATCCACGCCGCCGGCCTGGTGGTGAAGGATGTACCGGCCCTGGCCTCGAACTTCCGCAGCGGACAAAGCCTGCAGGACTGGTTGTGCGCGCAGAACGTGGTGGCGATCGCCGGTATCGATACGCGCAAGCTGACCCGCATCCTGCGCGACGGTGGAGCGCAGTCTTCGGCCATCGTGGCCGGCGGCAGCGAGCAGGAGGCGCTGCGGCTGGCGCGCGCCTTCCCCGGCCTGAATGGCATGGACCTGGCCTGCACAGTGAGCACCGAACAGGCTTACGAGTGGCATGAAACCGAATGGCGCCTGGGCGCGGGTTTCGGCGTGCAACGCGCGCCGCGCTTCCATGTGGTGGCTTTCGATTTCGGCGTCAAGCAGAATATCCTGCGCATGCTGGCCCAGCGCGGCTGCCGCGTCACGGTGCTGCCGGCGCGCGCCGGCGCCGAGGCCGCGCTGGCGCTGAAACCGGACGGCGTCTTCCTCTCCAACGGTCCCGGCGACCCGCAGCCCTGCACCTACGCCATCGAGGCGGCGCGCCAGCTGATCGATATCGGCATCCCCACCTTCGGCATCTGCCTCGGCCACCAGATCATGGCGCTCGCTTCCGGCGCGCGCACCCTCAAGATGAAGTTCGGCCATCACGGCGCCAACCATCCGGTGCAGGACATCACCAATGGGCGCGTGATGATCACCTCGCAGAACCACGGCTTTGCCGTCGATCCCGAATCGCTGCCGCGCAATTGCCGCGCCACGCATATCTCCCTGTTCGACGGCTCGCTGCAGGGCTTTATGCGCATCGACCGCCCCGCCTTCTGCTTCCAGGGCCATCCCGAAGCGTCGCCCGGCCCGCACGACCTGGCGCCGCTGTTCGACCGCTTCATTCATCTGATGGAGGAGCAGCGCAATGCCTAA
- the carB gene encoding carbamoyl-phosphate synthase large subunit — translation MPKRTDIKRILIIGAGPIVIGQACEFDYSGAQACKALREEGYQVVLVNSNPATIMTDPVMADATYIEPITWETVARIIAKERPQAVLPTMGGQTALNCALDLHREGMLERYGVELIGATPQAIDMAEDRAKFKAAMSEIGLESARSGIAHSMAEAWAAQQKLGFPAIIRPSFTMGGSGGGIAHNEEEFHSICSRGLELSPTRELLIEESLLGWKEFEMEVVRDRKDNSIIVCSIENLDPMGVHTGDSITVAPAQTLTDKEYQIMRNASLAVLRKIGVDTGGSNVQFALNPADGRMIVIEMNPRVSRSSALASKATGFPIARVAAKLAVGFTLDELQNDITGGQTPASFEPAIDYVVTKVPRFAFEKFPGADQHLTTQMKSVGEVMAMGRTFQESFQKALRGLDIGLDGLRSSQSGRDVIERELAAPGPQRIWYVGEAFAHGMNLVQVQALSRIDPWFLAQIQELVDVEQWLQTQRLPALDRDALFRLKQLGFGDRRLARLLGVNEHDVRARRHALKVRPVYKRVDTCAGEFVTRTAYMYSTYDEECEAQPTGKRKIMVLGGGPNRIGQGIEFDYCCVHAALALREDGYETIMVNCNPETVSTDYDTSDRLYFESLTLEDVLEIVALEKPEGVIVQYGGQTPLKLALELEANGVPIIGTSPDMIDAAEDRERFQQLLATLDLRQPPNRTARNEADAVRMAEEIGYPLVVRPSYVLGGRAMEIVHERADLERYMREAVKVSHDSPVLLDRFLDEAIEVDVDCICDGEEVLVGGVMEHIEQAGIHSGDSACSLPPYSLSAATVIEIKRQTKRLAHGLNVVGLMNVQFAVQARKIDGRMQDVVYVLEVNPRASRSVPFVSKATGLQLARIAARCMAGQLLAQQKIGGEVVLGSYSVKESVLPFAKFPGVDPILSPEMKSTGEVMGSGATFGEAFFKAQLGAGVRLPRQGRVYLRVRRGDQARAVALARNLYGAGFEIAASRVTAMVIEAGEVPVVSLEDEEIMALLERKELAMAIITVDERRGAIAASRKLRVTALSSGAVLLTTIAAAEAVLEALPHAERLTLLSLQEMHACADAARQALALAGRQQPAPSDLAAATLQLPERRATRRERAVGGIPLKLFIRQPFTESDQRQQAMVAEIMQLIDSANGLPHAFDYLTGLQAESADTFRQSFEQSQQQAFTPQSFRRHRLQLLEQADALINIRVGMSESSAFELSYHIFKGRRTPILFLVWKDAPIKTTLLRELDDLCDVTYIEFDQVEELRAGVHRFFQKLYLQG, via the coding sequence ATGCCTAAACGTACCGACATCAAGCGCATCCTCATCATCGGCGCCGGTCCCATCGTCATCGGCCAGGCCTGCGAGTTCGATTACTCCGGCGCCCAGGCCTGCAAGGCGCTGCGCGAGGAGGGCTACCAGGTGGTGCTGGTGAACAGCAATCCGGCCACCATCATGACCGACCCGGTGATGGCCGATGCCACCTATATTGAACCGATCACCTGGGAAACCGTGGCCCGCATCATCGCCAAGGAAAGGCCGCAAGCCGTGCTGCCCACCATGGGCGGCCAGACGGCGCTCAACTGCGCGCTCGACCTGCACCGCGAAGGCATGCTGGAACGCTATGGCGTGGAGCTGATCGGCGCCACGCCGCAAGCCATCGACATGGCCGAGGACCGCGCCAAGTTCAAGGCGGCCATGAGCGAAATCGGCCTGGAATCGGCGCGCTCCGGCATCGCCCACAGCATGGCCGAAGCCTGGGCCGCGCAGCAGAAGCTGGGCTTTCCCGCCATCATCCGCCCCTCCTTCACCATGGGCGGCAGCGGCGGCGGCATCGCCCACAATGAGGAGGAATTCCACAGCATCTGCTCGCGCGGCCTGGAGCTGTCGCCCACGCGCGAACTGCTGATCGAGGAATCCCTGCTGGGCTGGAAGGAATTCGAGATGGAGGTGGTGCGTGACCGCAAGGACAACAGCATCATCGTCTGCTCAATCGAAAACCTGGACCCGATGGGCGTGCATACCGGCGATTCGATCACCGTGGCGCCGGCCCAGACCCTGACGGACAAGGAATACCAGATCATGCGCAACGCCTCGCTGGCCGTGCTGCGCAAGATCGGCGTGGATACCGGCGGCTCGAACGTGCAGTTCGCGCTGAATCCGGCCGATGGCCGCATGATCGTGATCGAAATGAATCCGCGTGTCTCGCGCTCCTCGGCGCTGGCATCGAAAGCCACCGGCTTCCCGATTGCGCGCGTGGCGGCCAAGCTGGCGGTCGGCTTCACGCTCGACGAGCTGCAGAACGACATCACCGGCGGCCAGACCCCGGCATCGTTCGAACCTGCCATCGACTATGTCGTGACCAAGGTGCCGCGCTTCGCTTTCGAGAAATTCCCCGGCGCCGACCAGCACTTGACTACCCAGATGAAATCCGTGGGCGAGGTGATGGCCATGGGCCGTACCTTCCAGGAATCCTTCCAGAAAGCCTTGCGCGGCCTGGATATTGGCCTGGATGGGCTGCGCAGCAGCCAGTCCGGCCGCGACGTGATCGAACGGGAACTGGCGGCGCCCGGCCCGCAGCGCATCTGGTATGTGGGCGAGGCTTTTGCCCATGGCATGAACCTGGTGCAGGTGCAGGCCTTGTCGCGCATCGATCCCTGGTTCCTGGCCCAGATCCAGGAACTGGTGGACGTCGAGCAATGGCTGCAAACCCAGCGCCTGCCTGCATTGGACCGCGATGCGCTGTTCCGCCTTAAGCAGCTGGGATTCGGCGACCGCCGCCTGGCCCGCCTGCTGGGCGTGAATGAACATGATGTGCGGGCGCGCCGTCATGCGCTGAAGGTAAGGCCGGTGTACAAGCGGGTCGATACCTGCGCCGGCGAATTCGTCACGCGCACCGCGTATATGTATTCGACCTACGACGAGGAATGCGAGGCCCAACCCACCGGCAAGCGCAAGATCATGGTGCTGGGTGGGGGACCGAACCGCATCGGCCAGGGCATCGAATTCGATTACTGCTGCGTGCATGCGGCGCTGGCCCTGCGCGAGGACGGCTATGAAACCATCATGGTCAACTGCAATCCCGAAACCGTGTCCACCGACTACGACACCTCCGACCGCCTGTACTTTGAGTCGCTGACCCTGGAAGACGTGCTGGAGATCGTGGCACTGGAAAAGCCCGAAGGCGTGATCGTACAATACGGTGGCCAGACCCCGTTGAAACTGGCGCTGGAGCTGGAGGCGAACGGCGTGCCGATCATCGGCACCTCGCCCGATATGATCGATGCGGCCGAGGACCGCGAACGCTTCCAGCAACTGCTGGCGACCCTCGATCTGCGCCAGCCGCCTAACCGCACCGCGCGCAACGAGGCCGATGCGGTGCGCATGGCCGAGGAAATCGGCTACCCGCTGGTGGTGCGCCCCTCCTATGTGCTGGGCGGCCGCGCCATGGAAATCGTGCATGAAAGGGCCGATCTGGAACGCTATATGCGCGAAGCGGTCAAGGTCTCCCACGATTCGCCGGTGCTGCTGGACCGTTTCCTGGACGAGGCGATTGAAGTCGATGTCGATTGCATCTGCGATGGCGAAGAAGTACTGGTGGGCGGCGTGATGGAGCATATCGAGCAGGCCGGCATCCATTCCGGCGACTCGGCCTGTTCGCTGCCGCCGTATTCGCTGAGCGCCGCCACCGTGATCGAGATCAAGCGCCAGACCAAGCGCCTGGCGCACGGCCTGAACGTGGTAGGCCTGATGAATGTGCAGTTCGCGGTGCAGGCGCGCAAGATCGATGGCCGCATGCAGGATGTGGTCTATGTGCTGGAGGTGAATCCGCGCGCTTCGCGCAGTGTGCCTTTCGTTTCCAAAGCCACCGGCCTGCAACTGGCGCGCATAGCAGCGCGCTGTATGGCGGGCCAGTTGCTGGCGCAACAAAAGATCGGTGGCGAAGTGGTGCTGGGCAGCTATAGTGTGAAAGAGTCCGTGCTGCCCTTCGCCAAATTCCCCGGCGTCGATCCCATCCTCAGTCCCGAGATGAAATCCACCGGCGAAGTGATGGGCAGCGGCGCCACCTTTGGCGAGGCCTTCTTCAAGGCGCAGCTGGGTGCGGGTGTGCGTCTGCCGCGCCAGGGACGGGTGTACCTGCGCGTGCGGCGCGGCGACCAGGCGCGCGCCGTGGCTTTGGCGCGCAATCTGTATGGCGCCGGTTTCGAGATTGCAGCCAGCCGCGTCACCGCCATGGTGATTGAGGCGGGCGAGGTGCCGGTGGTGTCCCTGGAAGACGAGGAAATCATGGCCCTGCTGGAGCGCAAGGAGCTTGCAATGGCGATTATCACCGTTGACGAAAGGCGCGGCGCCATTGCTGCCTCGCGCAAGCTGCGCGTGACGGCGCTGTCCAGCGGTGCGGTGCTGCTCACCACGATCGCGGCGGCGGAAGCGGTGCTGGAAGCCTTGCCGCATGCGGAGCGCCTGACCCTGCTGTCCTTGCAGGAAATGCATGCCTGTGCCGACGCCGCGCGCCAGGCGCTGGCCCTGGCCGGCCGCCAGCAGCCGGCGCCGTCCGATCTGGCGGCGGCCACGCTGCAGCTGCCGGAACGGCGCGCCACGCGGCGCGAACGGGCCGTGGGTGGCATCCCGCTCAAGCTCTTCATCCGCCAGCCCTTTACTGAATCCGACCAGCGGCAGCAAGCCATGGTGGCCGAGATCATGCAGTTGATCGACAGCGCCAACGGCTTGCCGCATGCATTCGACTACCTGACTGGCTTGCAGGCGGAAAGCGCGGATACCTTCCGCCAGTCCTTCGAACAAAGCCAGCAGCAAGCCTTTACGCCGCAGAGTTTCCGCCGCCACCGGCTGCAATTGCTGGAACAGGCCGACGCGCTGATCAACATCCGCGTGGGTATGAGCGAGAGCAGTGCGTTTGAATTGAGCTATCACATATTCAAGGGCCGCCGTACTCCTATCCTGTTTTTGGTGTGGAAGGATGCACCCATTAAAACCACGCTGCTGCGCGAACTCGATGACTTGTGCGATGTCACTTACATCGAATTCGATCAGGTGGAGGAACTGCGCGCCGGCGTGCATCGCTTCTTCCAGAAACTTTATCTGCAAGGGTAA